The following are encoded in a window of Cydia strobilella chromosome 1, ilCydStro3.1, whole genome shotgun sequence genomic DNA:
- the LOC134743995 gene encoding galectin-4-like isoform X2 produces MVSGDRCTCSAFCRRLFCRARPPEPESPENVDEEMPVTLCQLAEARDVKFNQTLKEPLGIGTHILCTGTPTEDLPWFTVNIGYGDPNNGTGDIAVHFNVRVPQCYVVRNTRRHNKWGVEETTAFRSFPFKMGRPFTIEVIVDETETFWAVDGEHYCNYAHRTPSPVGASWLQVAGVRDATLNVQKAELYPMLAPPAVDVPLRPSLDAPASEDEPLWRPNITALLPKGIPPGYQLVIHGRLRPILHSFTLNLTDAARDWPAPNTPLHVNVRAHHESHRERQLVVLNSWLGAWGDERRQRTATLVPGTQNTFRILHGPGEWSVFANDVLIGELEHRAAPQLVHAVRVRGDLAPDSLYLCPSSHSPTTEDWKDVSNC; encoded by the exons ATGGTGAGCGGTGACAGGTGCACTTGCAGTGCGTTTTGTCGGCGACTGTTTTGCCGCGCTCGGCCGCCGGAGCCCGAGAGCCCTGAGAATGTCGATGAAGAAATGCCGGTTACTTTG TGTCAGTTGGCCGAGGCGCGAGATGTCAAGTTCAACCAAACCCTCAAGGAGCCGTTGGGGATCGGGACACATATTCTCTGCACCGGTACACCCACAGAGGACTTACCATG gtTCACAGTTAACATAGGATACGGAGACCCAAACAATGGTACAGGGGACATCGCAGTCCATTTCAATGTTCGGGTCCCGCAGTGCTACGTTGTGCGAAACACGCGGCGGCATAACAAGTGGGGGGTAGAAGAAACTACTGCATTTAG ATCATTTCCTTTCAAAATGGGCCGTCCGTTCACGATAGAAGTGATCGTGGACGAGACGGAGACGTTCTGGGCGGTGGACGGGGAGCACTACTGCAACTACGCGCACCGGACGCCGTCGCCCGTCGGAGCATCCTGGCTGCAGGTGGCCGGGGTCCGAGACGCAACGCTCAATGTGCAGAAAGCTGAATTGTACCCGATGCTGGCACCGCCTGCTGTAGAC GTCCCGCTTAGACCTAGTTTAGATGCGCCAGCTTCGGAAGATGAACCGCTTTGGCGACCGAACATCACAGCTCTATTACCTAAAGGAATCCCACCAGGGTACCAACTAGTCATACATGGAAG GCTCCGGCCCATCCTGCACTCGTTCACGCTCAACCTGACGGACGCGGCGCGCGACTGGCCCGCGCCCAACACGCCGCTGCACGTGAACGTGCGCGCGCACCACGAGTCGCACCGCGAGCGCCAGCTCGTCGTGCTCAACTCCTGGCTGGGCGCCTGGGGGGACGAGAGGAGGCAGAGGACGGCCACACTGGTGCCTGGCACACAG AACACGTTCCGCATCCTGCACGGGCCGGGCGAGTGGTCGGTGTTCGCCAACGACGTGCTCATCGGCGAGCTGGAGCACCGCGCGGCGCCCCAGCTCGTGCACgccgtgcgcgtgcgcgggGACCTCGCGCCGGACTCCCTCTATCTGTGCCCCTCCTCACACTCCCCCACTACGGAGGACTGGAAGGATGTGTCCAACTGTTGA
- the LOC134747904 gene encoding uncharacterized protein LOC134747904: MRFFKKHGLMHFDYGYLAIFVCLRYKCLHLEAEISDYLTSNSDTVCNFAANEGIQFKFQPAYAPHFGGLWEAGVKSAKFHLNRILGNAHLTYEELASLFSYVESILNSRPLCPLSSSPNDFQPLTPGHFIIGRALTSLPSPHLADINPNRLDRFQRLEALRQHFWRRWQMEYVCELQQRTKWRVPGRALQLGDLVLIKEENTPPMHWRLGRIAKLFPGADGISRVAEVATGTGTYKRGVKYLCPLLDETHEALKADASKGPQDVAAPTNGGEVGNIHR; encoded by the exons ATgaggttcttcaagaagcacgGATTAATGCACTTCGACTATGGGTATTTAGCAATATTTGTTTGTCTCCGATACAAGTGTTTGCATCTGGAGGCA gaAATTAGTGATTATCTTACTTCAAACTCAGACACGGTTTGCAATTTTGCAGCAAATGAgggaatacaatttaaattccaGCCGGCATATGCTCCTCACTTTGGTGGTTTGTGGGAAGCAGGAGTCAAatcggccaaatttcacctcAATCGTATATTAGGTAACGCTCATTTAACATATGAAGAATTGGCAAGTCTCTTTAGTTATGTGGAATCTATCCTTAACAGTCGTCCTTTATGTCCTTTATCGTCCTCACCAAACGATTTCCAACCCTTAACCCCAGGTCACTTCATCATCGGCCGCGCGCTCACTTCGTTGCCGTCGCCCCACCTCGCGGATATAAACCCAAACCGTTTAGATAGGTTTCAGAGGCTCGAGGCATTAAGACAGCACTTCTGGCGACGCTGGCAAATGGAATATGTCTGCGAGCTCCAGCAACGGACTAAATGGCGTGTTCCAGGACGAGCTCTTCAACTGGGTGACCTGGTCCTAATCAAGGAAGAGAATACTCCCCCAATGCACTGGCGGCTCGGACGAATCGCCAAATTGTTTCCTGGCGCTGACGGGATTTCGCGAGTAGCCGAAGTTGCTACTGGAACGGGCACCTACAAACGAGGTGTGAAATACCTCTGCCCTCTGCTGGACGAGACCCATGAAGCCTTGAAGGCTGACGCCTCCAAGGGCCCCCAGGATGTTGCGGCTCCTACCAATGGAGGGGAAGTGGGGAACATACACCGCTAA